From one Haloferax marinisediminis genomic stretch:
- a CDS encoding minichromosome maintenance protein MCM encodes MAQAPQNRELTERFIQFYRNYYREEIGKLAQQYPKEKRSLYIDYDDLYTFDAELADDYITKPGQYQEYAEEALRLFDLPADVKLGQAHVRMQNLPETVDIRNIRVNDDHIGTLIAVQGIVRKATDVRPKITEAAFECQRCGTMSYIPQGDGGFQEPHECQGCERQGPFHIDFDQSNFVDSQKLRVQESPEGLRGGETPQSIDINLFDDITGKVTAGDHVTAVGILHIEQQSSGNEKTPIFDYYMEGISLAIEDEEFEDMDITDEDVAEIIELSNSPNIYERMIDSVAPAIYGYDQEKLAMILQLFSGVTKHLPDGSRIRGDLHMLLIGDPGTGKSQMLQYIRNIAPRSVYTSGKGSSSAGLTAAAVRDDFGDGQQWTLEAGALVLADKGIAAVDELDKMRPEDRSAMHEGLEQQQISVSKAGINATLKSRCSLLGAANPKYGRFDQYEPIGEQIDLEPALISRFDLIFTVTDNPDPDSDSELADHILKTNYAGELNTQRTHVANSEFTEAQVNAVTDEVAPDIDAELLRKYIAYSKRTCYPTMTDEAKKVIRDFYVDFRARGADEDAPVPVTARKLEALVRLSEASARVRLSDKVTQEDAERVTNIVESCLRDIGMDPETGEFDADIVETGRSKTQRDRIKNLLELIRTMQEEYEEGAPHDEVVERANAELNMDEKTVNDQLEKLKMKGDIYEPRGDVYRAT; translated from the coding sequence ATGGCGCAGGCCCCGCAGAATCGAGAACTCACGGAACGGTTCATCCAGTTCTACCGGAACTACTACCGAGAGGAGATCGGGAAACTCGCACAGCAGTACCCGAAAGAGAAGCGTTCGCTGTACATCGACTACGACGACCTGTACACGTTCGACGCCGAACTCGCGGACGACTATATCACGAAACCCGGGCAGTACCAGGAGTACGCCGAAGAGGCTCTTCGCCTGTTCGACCTGCCTGCGGACGTCAAACTCGGTCAAGCACACGTCCGGATGCAGAACCTCCCGGAGACGGTCGACATCCGCAACATCCGGGTCAACGACGACCACATCGGCACCCTCATCGCCGTCCAAGGAATCGTCCGGAAGGCGACGGACGTCCGCCCGAAGATTACGGAGGCGGCGTTCGAGTGCCAGCGCTGTGGGACGATGAGTTACATCCCGCAGGGCGACGGTGGCTTCCAAGAACCACACGAGTGTCAAGGATGTGAACGTCAGGGGCCGTTCCACATCGACTTCGACCAGTCGAACTTCGTCGACTCACAGAAACTGCGCGTCCAAGAGTCCCCCGAAGGCCTGCGCGGGGGCGAGACGCCACAGAGTATCGACATCAACCTCTTCGACGACATCACCGGGAAGGTCACCGCCGGCGACCACGTGACCGCTGTCGGTATCCTCCACATCGAACAGCAGTCGTCGGGCAACGAGAAGACGCCCATCTTCGACTACTACATGGAGGGCATCTCGCTCGCCATCGAAGACGAGGAGTTCGAGGACATGGACATCACCGACGAGGACGTCGCCGAAATCATCGAACTCTCGAACTCGCCGAACATCTACGAACGGATGATCGACTCCGTGGCGCCGGCCATCTACGGCTACGACCAGGAGAAACTCGCTATGATTCTCCAGTTGTTCTCGGGCGTCACGAAACACCTCCCCGATGGCTCTCGGATTCGCGGCGACCTGCACATGCTCCTCATCGGTGACCCCGGTACCGGTAAGTCGCAGATGCTCCAGTACATCCGGAACATCGCGCCGCGGTCGGTCTACACGTCCGGTAAGGGTTCGTCCTCAGCTGGTTTGACGGCCGCCGCTGTCCGCGACGACTTCGGTGACGGTCAGCAGTGGACGCTCGAAGCTGGTGCGCTCGTCCTCGCAGACAAGGGTATCGCGGCGGTGGACGAACTGGACAAGATGCGCCCGGAAGACCGCTCTGCGATGCACGAGGGCCTCGAACAACAGCAGATTTCGGTCTCCAAAGCCGGTATCAACGCGACGCTCAAGTCGCGGTGTTCGCTCCTCGGCGCGGCCAACCCGAAGTACGGTCGCTTCGACCAGTACGAACCAATCGGCGAGCAAATCGACCTCGAACCCGCGCTCATCTCCCGATTCGACCTCATCTTCACGGTCACGGACAACCCGGACCCCGATTCGGACTCCGAACTCGCCGACCACATCCTCAAGACGAACTACGCTGGCGAGTTGAACACCCAGCGAACGCACGTCGCGAACTCCGAGTTCACCGAAGCACAGGTGAACGCGGTCACCGACGAAGTCGCACCCGACATCGACGCTGAACTGCTTCGCAAGTACATCGCGTACTCCAAGCGGACCTGTTACCCGACGATGACCGACGAAGCGAAGAAGGTCATCCGCGACTTCTACGTCGACTTCCGTGCCCGCGGTGCCGACGAAGACGCCCCCGTCCCTGTGACGGCCCGGAAACTGGAAGCACTCGTCCGTCTCTCGGAGGCATCGGCCCGCGTTCGTCTCTCTGACAAGGTGACACAGGAGGACGCCGAACGCGTCACCAACATCGTCGAGTCGTGTCTGCGCGACATCGGGATGGACCCCGAAACTGGCGAGTTCGACGCCGACATCGTCGAGACGGGCCGGTCGAAGACCCAGCGCGACCGTATCAAGAACCTGCTCGAACTCATCCGCACGATGCAAGAAGAGTACGAGGAGGGCGCGCCACACGACGAAGTCGTCGAACGCGCCAACGCCGAGTTGAACATGGACGAGAAGACGGTCAACGACCAACTGGAGAAACTCAAGATGAAAGGCGACATCTACGAACCCCGCGGCGACGTCTACCGGGCGACGTAG
- a CDS encoding ferritin-like domain-containing protein: MSEDVTALLKRAYQDELETVMNYMTNSIVLDGVRAEEIKESLKVDIQEELTHAEQLGNRLKQLDEKPPGSGDFEARQHDLQPPEDSTDVLSVINGVLTAEEDAIQTYRSLITAAEEANDPVTEDLAVTILADEEAHRTEFRGFKKEYDRE, encoded by the coding sequence ATGTCTGAGGACGTAACTGCGCTGTTGAAGCGCGCCTATCAGGACGAGCTCGAGACGGTGATGAACTACATGACGAACTCCATCGTCCTCGATGGCGTTCGGGCCGAGGAAATCAAGGAGTCTCTCAAGGTCGACATCCAAGAAGAACTCACGCACGCCGAGCAACTCGGGAACCGCCTGAAACAACTCGACGAGAAACCGCCGGGCTCTGGTGACTTCGAAGCGCGTCAGCACGACCTCCAACCGCCGGAAGATAGCACGGACGTGCTCTCGGTCATCAACGGCGTCCTCACGGCCGAAGAGGACGCAATCCAGACGTACCGCTCGCTCATCACCGCCGCCGAGGAAGCGAACGACCCCGTCACCGAAGACCTCGCGGTGACCATCCTCGCCGACGAAGAAGCCCACCGGACCGAGTTCCGTGGCTTCAAGAAAGAGTACGACCGCGAATAA
- a CDS encoding biotin transporter BioY, whose amino-acid sequence MATDHESVELVGDELVGNVARAALFAALMGASAYVSFPNPLSPIPVTLQVLVVFLAGIFLGPVWGGASMVLYLVAGALGAPVFAGGSAGFGALVGPTAGYLWSYPIAAAVVGLIVHGGLELGSHRVSTVRLVGAMVAGTAVIYTLGVVGFAYVQNVGLGVAFWTAAAAFIPAEAFKIAAAVGIVRSDAIAAE is encoded by the coding sequence ATGGCAACAGACCACGAGTCGGTCGAACTCGTCGGCGACGAGCTCGTCGGCAACGTCGCCCGGGCCGCCCTCTTTGCGGCCCTCATGGGCGCCAGCGCGTACGTATCGTTCCCGAACCCGCTCTCACCAATCCCGGTGACACTGCAGGTGCTCGTCGTCTTCCTCGCCGGAATCTTCCTCGGCCCCGTCTGGGGCGGCGCATCGATGGTCCTCTACCTCGTCGCCGGGGCGCTCGGTGCACCCGTCTTCGCCGGCGGGTCTGCCGGGTTCGGTGCACTCGTCGGCCCGACTGCAGGCTACCTCTGGTCGTACCCCATCGCCGCCGCAGTCGTCGGCCTAATCGTCCACGGCGGCCTCGAACTCGGTTCTCACCGCGTCAGCACTGTCCGTCTCGTGGGTGCCATGGTCGCCGGAACCGCCGTCATCTACACGCTCGGCGTGGTTGGCTTCGCGTACGTCCAGAACGTCGGCCTCGGCGTCGCCTTCTGGACCGCTGCAGCGGCGTTCATCCCCGCAGAAGCGTTCAAGATTGCCGCTGCAGTCGGCATCGTCCGCTCGGACGCCATCGCAGCAGAGTGA
- a CDS encoding 4Fe-4S dicluster domain-containing protein — translation MAIDPNFDTNREKVGEENGVAVWGPVEPPEKLGIHGTHVAVDYDICLADGACLENCPVDVFTWVDTPDHPVSEVKVEPTNEDQCIDCMLCVDICPVDAIDVDASRQA, via the coding sequence ATGGCTATCGACCCGAACTTCGACACGAACCGCGAGAAGGTTGGCGAAGAGAATGGGGTTGCCGTCTGGGGCCCCGTCGAACCGCCGGAGAAACTCGGCATCCACGGCACCCACGTCGCCGTCGACTACGACATCTGTCTCGCAGACGGCGCGTGTCTCGAAAACTGCCCCGTCGACGTGTTCACGTGGGTCGACACGCCAGACCACCCCGTGAGTGAAGTGAAGGTCGAACCGACGAACGAAGACCAGTGTATCGACTGTATGCTCTGTGTCGATATCTGCCCGGTCGACGCCATCGACGTCGACGCCTCCCGGCAAGCCTGA
- a CDS encoding conditioned medium-induced protein 4 — protein sequence MDEKTAELRDIFIETTGADTVTERQSESRGSLADVDDPEEVRARVHDLVATMRERYEFETDLGDDALVSLVVGYFDGDTDEDLAVELDVAPEAIRTARLDLHLVRDTDRDAPFDMDRLDKLLVDGAADEEIAAKLDVPVEVVSEFRPVAAADIRSTRENYRFRDDFAELLTDDDLSQRMAEDARNDGLREATEDIETDVSL from the coding sequence ATGGACGAGAAGACCGCCGAACTCCGCGACATCTTCATCGAGACGACTGGGGCTGACACCGTGACCGAACGGCAGTCCGAGTCGCGTGGGTCGCTCGCCGACGTCGACGACCCCGAAGAGGTGCGTGCACGTGTTCACGACCTCGTGGCGACGATGCGCGAACGCTACGAGTTCGAGACCGACCTCGGAGACGACGCGCTCGTCTCCCTCGTCGTCGGGTACTTCGACGGCGACACCGACGAGGACCTCGCGGTCGAACTCGACGTCGCACCCGAGGCGATTCGGACGGCCCGACTGGACCTCCACCTCGTCCGCGACACTGACCGTGACGCACCGTTCGACATGGACCGCCTCGACAAACTCCTCGTCGACGGCGCTGCCGACGAGGAAATCGCCGCGAAACTCGACGTTCCGGTCGAGGTCGTCAGCGAGTTCCGCCCCGTCGCGGCGGCGGACATCCGCTCGACGCGAGAGAACTATCGCTTCCGCGACGACTTCGCGGAACTGCTCACCGACGACGACCTCTCGCAGCGCATGGCCGAAGACGCTCGAAACGATGGGCTACGCGAGGCGACAGAGGACATCGAGACGGACGTCTCTCTCTGA
- a CDS encoding DUF3303 family protein — MKFIVRLTHSPDNCWARPENQEKATEFQQRLENVDEELGVTVHSAFVAPNEHTFYLVLDAESFEGVVGLLGPPVLEDHEADITPVMSIVGAMDVIGIE, encoded by the coding sequence ATGAAATTCATCGTTCGGCTCACACACTCGCCGGACAACTGCTGGGCGAGACCAGAGAATCAAGAGAAAGCGACCGAGTTCCAACAGAGACTCGAAAACGTCGACGAAGAACTCGGCGTCACCGTTCATAGCGCGTTCGTCGCACCGAACGAACACACGTTCTACCTCGTCCTCGACGCAGAGTCGTTCGAGGGCGTAGTCGGACTGCTCGGGCCGCCGGTCCTCGAAGACCACGAAGCCGACATCACTCCCGTCATGTCGATCGTCGGCGCCATGGACGTAATCGGCATAGAATGA
- a CDS encoding energy-coupling factor ABC transporter ATP-binding protein — translation MIRVDGLVHRYGDTVALDGIDLTIDDGECVVLAGANGSGKTSLVRHFNGLLEPDEGTVSVNGHAVSENLVAARTAVSMVFQHPEDQLVAATVGADVAFGPENLGLSRDEIDRRVHDSLAAVNLDGRESERVDALSGGEVERLAIAGALAMEPDHLVLDEPFTGLDEPSRQSVLARLRELRASGTSLVVVTHDLRDVTTLADRVVVLAGGRVALDDTPEAAADRLPSLGVRPPC, via the coding sequence ATGATTCGCGTCGACGGACTCGTCCATCGCTACGGCGACACGGTTGCACTCGACGGTATCGACCTCACCATCGACGACGGCGAATGTGTCGTCCTCGCGGGAGCGAACGGGTCAGGAAAAACATCGCTCGTTCGCCACTTCAACGGCCTCCTCGAACCCGACGAAGGTACGGTATCGGTCAACGGCCACGCTGTCTCCGAGAATCTCGTCGCCGCGCGAACCGCCGTGTCGATGGTGTTCCAACATCCAGAAGACCAACTCGTCGCGGCGACTGTGGGCGCCGACGTGGCGTTCGGCCCGGAGAACCTCGGCCTCTCGCGTGACGAAATCGACCGCCGTGTCCACGACTCGCTCGCCGCAGTCAACCTCGATGGTCGCGAATCCGAGCGTGTCGATGCGCTGTCCGGCGGCGAAGTCGAGCGCCTCGCCATCGCAGGTGCACTGGCGATGGAACCGGACCACCTCGTCCTTGACGAACCGTTCACCGGCCTCGACGAACCCTCCCGGCAGTCGGTCCTCGCGCGACTCCGCGAACTTCGCGCGTCTGGAACCAGCCTCGTCGTCGTCACCCACGACTTGCGTGACGTGACCACGCTCGCCGACCGAGTCGTCGTCCTCGCTGGTGGTCGTGTCGCCCTCGACGACACACCCGAAGCGGCCGCAGACCGACTCCCGTCTCTCGGTGTTCGCCCGCCGTGCTGA
- a CDS encoding VOC family protein: MGLIHTALIVSDLESTLDFYAELGLEQTAEFELGGVKNVYIGSDDTDMELQLKYDPTSTARVEPAGLDHIALEVDDVERVFEELLEAEHPDVVKPPQYIDPANATAAFVKDPDGYVVELVEYDD, encoded by the coding sequence ATGGGTCTCATCCACACCGCACTCATCGTCTCTGACCTCGAATCGACGCTCGACTTCTACGCCGAACTCGGCCTCGAACAGACAGCCGAGTTCGAACTCGGTGGCGTGAAGAACGTCTACATCGGCAGCGACGACACCGACATGGAACTCCAACTCAAGTACGACCCAACGTCGACGGCACGGGTCGAACCGGCGGGACTCGACCACATCGCGCTCGAAGTCGACGACGTCGAACGCGTCTTCGAGGAACTGCTCGAAGCCGAACACCCCGACGTAGTGAAACCACCACAGTACATCGACCCCGCGAACGCCACCGCCGCGTTCGTCAAAGACCCCGATGGGTACGTGGTCGAACTGGTCGAATACGACGACTGA
- a CDS encoding energy-coupling factor transporter transmembrane component T family protein, which translates to MLTYEPGDSFAHRLDPRSKLAVQISFAAAGLAHTTPVGLAVLGVVAGVSLRASNTSPRAALYALRYAIPFLVAAPVIEAVRLGAPWFDPAAAVAPALASIRVLLVFLVAAAYVRTTSIRESRAAIQRLVPGRVGVTLGIGVALVFRFLPLVRRDLLRVREAQAARLGENRRLDERLSLVAAGGLRRAFARADSLALALRARCFAWNPTLPVLRFSRRDVPALGLAFALLVSAFV; encoded by the coding sequence GTGCTGACCTACGAACCCGGAGATTCGTTCGCCCATCGACTGGACCCTCGGTCGAAACTCGCCGTGCAGATTTCGTTCGCGGCGGCAGGTCTCGCACACACGACACCAGTCGGACTCGCAGTTCTCGGGGTCGTCGCCGGGGTCAGTCTCCGTGCGTCGAACACGTCTCCGCGAGCGGCACTGTACGCGCTCCGCTATGCGATTCCGTTTCTCGTCGCCGCCCCAGTGATCGAGGCAGTTCGTCTCGGTGCGCCGTGGTTCGACCCCGCTGCAGCGGTGGCACCGGCCCTCGCAAGCATCCGCGTGCTGCTCGTCTTCCTCGTCGCTGCAGCGTACGTCAGGACGACGTCCATCCGCGAGTCTCGGGCGGCGATTCAACGACTCGTCCCCGGCCGAGTCGGTGTCACGCTCGGCATCGGTGTCGCGCTCGTCTTTCGGTTTCTCCCACTGGTTCGGCGCGACCTCCTCCGCGTCCGTGAAGCACAGGCGGCCCGTCTCGGCGAGAATCGGCGACTGGACGAACGACTCTCGCTCGTCGCAGCGGGAGGCCTTCGCCGGGCGTTCGCGCGAGCAGATTCTCTCGCCCTCGCCCTCCGTGCCCGCTGTTTCGCGTGGAATCCGACGCTTCCCGTCCTTCGGTTCTCTCGACGCGACGTGCCTGCACTCGGACTCGCGTTCGCCCTGCTCGTCAGCGCCTTCGTGTAG
- a CDS encoding heterodisulfide reductase-related iron-sulfur binding cluster — protein sequence MVFAAQAEVTRETFWTISPVGEALFYGLAVIASLVFLYGVYDRFARYARGESDPFDRLSDLPGRIVRATKLVFSNENQFKRDLYAGVMHSFIMWGFLTLLIGTTILAIDIDIWRRVTGSSFFVGDFYLSYSFVMDLMGLLFVVGVGMALWRRYGVRHPRLWGKHTGFEDAAFVWTLFLLGVGGYVLEAIRIVGTDFPDFETVSFVGYFVALVFDAAGMSQALAETLYWFGWWSHAILALAFVAAVPYAKPLHMLTSFANIVTADEKAGKRLPKVPADAAPDEIGYVSEDDFSWKAMLDFDACTKCGRCSDACPAKASGRNLDPRDVILDLKTYRDSLADGGESIDIVADGGTSVIASESMESCMACMACMDACPVDIEHLTHFTHMNRRLTETGQQQEPVQEAMMNIFSNGNAFGDPQRKRPDWTDDLDFEVPDAREESVEFLWYVGDYPSYDERNRAVARSMARIFEEAGVSYGILYEDEQHDGNDVRRVGEEGLYEMLVEDNVAAMADCDFEKIVCTDPHSYNTFMNEYPEMDESFDYPVFHYTQLVEELVNGGRLGLSGSELSAQTVTYHDPCHLGRYNGEYEAPREVIRATGVSLAEMPRNRDESFCCGGGGGGLWLDQEEESKPSEERLREALEDTEAGNTVERFVVACPMCATMYEDGRKTGDYEDDIDIVDISELIVEALDTKAGAVGSGTTPASAD from the coding sequence ATGGTATTTGCGGCCCAGGCGGAGGTCACCCGGGAGACCTTTTGGACTATTAGCCCGGTTGGTGAGGCCCTGTTTTACGGCCTCGCCGTCATCGCCTCCCTCGTGTTCCTCTACGGGGTGTACGACCGGTTCGCCCGCTACGCACGCGGCGAGTCGGACCCATTCGACCGACTGTCCGACCTCCCGGGACGGATTGTTCGTGCGACGAAACTGGTGTTCTCCAACGAGAACCAGTTCAAACGAGACCTGTACGCTGGTGTGATGCACTCGTTCATCATGTGGGGCTTCCTGACGCTCCTCATCGGGACGACCATCCTCGCCATCGACATCGACATCTGGCGGCGCGTGACTGGGAGTTCGTTCTTCGTCGGCGACTTCTACCTCTCGTACTCCTTCGTCATGGACCTCATGGGACTCCTGTTCGTCGTCGGCGTCGGCATGGCGCTCTGGCGGCGCTACGGCGTCCGGCACCCACGTCTGTGGGGGAAGCACACCGGCTTCGAGGACGCCGCGTTCGTCTGGACGCTCTTCTTACTCGGCGTCGGCGGCTACGTCCTCGAAGCCATCCGCATCGTCGGCACCGACTTCCCCGACTTCGAGACGGTGAGTTTCGTCGGCTACTTCGTCGCCCTCGTCTTCGACGCTGCGGGCATGAGTCAGGCCCTCGCCGAGACGCTCTACTGGTTCGGCTGGTGGTCGCACGCCATCCTCGCACTGGCGTTCGTCGCTGCCGTCCCGTACGCGAAACCGCTGCACATGCTCACCTCGTTCGCCAACATCGTCACCGCCGACGAGAAGGCTGGCAAGCGCCTCCCGAAGGTGCCCGCCGACGCCGCCCCGGACGAGATTGGCTACGTCTCCGAAGACGACTTTTCGTGGAAGGCGATGCTCGACTTCGACGCCTGTACGAAGTGTGGCCGCTGCTCCGACGCCTGTCCGGCGAAGGCGTCCGGTCGTAACCTCGACCCGCGTGACGTCATCTTAGACCTGAAGACGTACCGCGATTCGCTGGCCGACGGCGGCGAATCTATCGACATCGTCGCCGACGGTGGCACCTCGGTCATCGCCAGCGAGTCGATGGAGTCGTGTATGGCGTGTATGGCCTGCATGGACGCCTGCCCGGTCGATATCGAGCACCTGACGCACTTCACCCACATGAACCGCCGTCTCACCGAGACGGGCCAGCAGCAAGAACCCGTCCAAGAGGCGATGATGAACATCTTCTCGAACGGCAACGCCTTCGGCGACCCACAACGCAAGCGCCCCGACTGGACCGACGACCTCGACTTCGAGGTGCCCGACGCCCGCGAGGAGTCTGTCGAGTTCCTCTGGTACGTCGGTGACTACCCGTCGTACGACGAGCGCAACCGCGCCGTCGCCCGGTCGATGGCCCGTATCTTCGAGGAAGCGGGCGTCTCCTACGGCATCCTCTACGAGGACGAACAGCACGACGGCAACGACGTGCGCCGCGTCGGCGAAGAGGGCCTCTACGAGATGCTCGTCGAGGACAACGTGGCCGCGATGGCCGACTGCGACTTCGAGAAAATCGTCTGTACAGACCCCCACTCGTACAACACGTTCATGAACGAGTATCCGGAGATGGACGAGTCGTTCGACTACCCCGTCTTCCACTACACGCAACTCGTCGAAGAACTCGTCAACGGCGGCCGTCTCGGCCTCTCGGGAAGCGAACTCTCGGCGCAGACGGTCACCTACCACGACCCGTGTCACCTCGGCCGATACAACGGCGAGTACGAAGCACCGCGCGAAGTCATCCGCGCAACCGGTGTCTCGCTCGCTGAGATGCCACGCAACCGCGACGAGTCCTTCTGTTGCGGCGGTGGCGGTGGCGGCCTCTGGTTAGACCAGGAAGAAGAGTCGAAGCCATCGGAAGAACGCCTCCGTGAGGCGCTCGAAGACACCGAGGCTGGAAACACGGTCGAGCGCTTCGTCGTCGCCTGTCCGATGTGTGCGACGATGTACGAAGACGGCCGCAAGACCGGCGACTACGAAGACGACATCGACATCGTCGATATCTCGGAACTCATCGTCGAAGCACTCGACACGAAGGCCGGTGCAGTTGGGTCCGGGACGACGCCCGCGTCGGCCGACTGA